TCGGTTTTCTCGGATTTTGCTGATTTTTCTGCTTTTACTGCAGGTTTTTCCGCTGCTTTCTTAGTGGATTCTTTCACCTTAGCAACTTGTTCCTTTGTATCTGCTTTCTTTACTGCCATTGTTTTAAGTTCTTTTTCTTCTGACTTAGAAATTAATGGTTTCTCTTTTTCAGCGGCAACACTTTTAGTGACCACTTGCTGCTTTACAGCAGGCTCTTTTTTAACGGTCTTCTTTGCAGGTACAGCAACTTTCGGGACGGACGATGTTTTACTGTTTTTTGCGGCTGGAGCCTTTTTAATTACGGTTTTTGGGGTAGCTGCGGTTTTCTTTGTTGCAGCTTTAGCTACCACGGCTTTTTTTGCTGCGGGTTTAGCGGGCTTGGCGGCGGCTTTTTTGGCGGCGGCCACTTTTTTAGGAGCGGCAGACGCAGCTTTCTTAGCCGGAGCAGGTTTGGCGGCTTTCTTTGCAGTTGTCGCCTTCGCTGCTGCCTTCTTCACCTGAACTACCTTTTGGGTCGATTTACTAGCAACCTTCTTTTTTGTTGCCATGGGGGATTAGCTTTTTTTGTTAACTAATACATTAAATTTAAGGTCATTCACCTCTATTTCTGTTCCGCCCTGTAATTGCTCCACTAAATCCAAGCTATCTGCCAAAATTTCCGTGCAAATATAGTCATTATAGTTTATAATCGCCGATTTGAGCGAGTCTACGCTCTCTACCGTAACGTCAATTCTGTCAGTCAGTTCGAAACCACTGTCCTTCCGGA
The Chitinophaga varians genome window above contains:
- a CDS encoding TraR/DksA C4-type zinc finger protein, which translates into the protein MATKKKVASKSTQKVVQVKKAAAKATTAKKAAKPAPAKKAASAAPKKVAAAKKAAAKPAKPAAKKAVVAKAATKKTAATPKTVIKKAPAAKNSKTSSVPKVAVPAKKTVKKEPAVKQQVVTKSVAAEKEKPLISKSEEKELKTMAVKKADTKEQVAKVKESTKKAAEKPAVKAEKSAKSEKTEKPEKTEKPEKAEKAEKAEKKGGKPSLVAYQPEFTKSVLDQPEATSGPLFRYSDADLQEFRELIQKKLEFAKKELVYLQGLITRKDEAGTDDTENKYMSMEDGSGSQEREQLNQMASRQIQFIDHLEKAMMRIENKTYGICRVTGKLIDKARLRAVPHATLSIEAKLAKSK